Genomic window (Sediminispirochaeta smaragdinae DSM 11293):
TCACCAACATTATTTATTTGCGTATCATTGATCCGATAAATCAGGTCATAGTTGCGAATACCGGCAACATAGGGCTTTGTACCCTTTTCAACACCGACGACAACTACCCCATTCTCTTTTGCATTAATCTTCAATTCGTTTCTGACATCCTCGTCCAGTCCGATTACGGTCAAACCGGGCCATAGCTTGCTCATATTTCCTGCAATAGCCTCGCTATTTTCCCGTTTGCCGATCTTTACCTTCAGGGTAATCTTTTTACCGTCCCGGATGATGTCGAAGTCAACAGAACTTCCCGCAGTCAGCTCGCCAACCATCCGTACGAGGTCATCACGACTTCTCACAGATCTGTTGTCAATGGCAGTGACAAAATCACCAGGTTCAATCCCCCCCTTGGCCGCGGGAGAATCAATGTAAACGTTCTGTATGAACGCCCCTTTCTGATTGTCGATCCCCATGGATTCTTCCATTCCGGGATAAAGTTCGCTGACAGTAACCCCAAGCCAGCCGTACTCGATCTCTCCCTTATCGATGAAATCGTCGATAGCTTTTTTGGCATTATTGATGGGAATTGCAAAGCCGAGACCAACACTACCCCCGCTAGGTGCGGCAATCCAGGTATTAATACCGACAACCTGCCCATAGATATTCATAAGGGCGCCACCGGAATTCCCCTGATTGATGGCAGCATCGGTCTGGATAAAATCACTGATGTTGTTCTGAGGGCCGGAGCGACCTTTTGCGCTTACAATACCGGCGGTAACACTTGAGACAAAACCGAAGGGGCTACCTACGGCAATGACCCAATCACCAACCTGAAGCTCATCGGAATCCCCTATTTCGGCTACAGGAATATCCTCTTTCGCATCAAAGGAAACCATTGCAAGGTCCATCCGCTCGTCGGCACCGACAAGCTTTGCAGGATATTCCCTACCATCGTTTAGAACCACCTTGAT
Coding sequences:
- a CDS encoding Do family serine endopeptidase; the protein is MNGKKLFRSKNFFVFNLLLVGLVAGFVVSMITFGCSTRLSSGETAYAQEKQADPIQVPPSMEEMQNSFRAVARKSLPVVVEVKVVEVVKQAVPQSRGWPWDFLFPDQQNNNQGQQQPQEREYRNQGLGSGVIVRNNGNTHYVLTNNHVAGKADEIKVVLNDGREYPAKLVGADERMDLAMVSFDAKEDIPVAEIGDSDELQVGDWVIAVGSPFGFVSSVTAGIVSAKGRSGPQNNISDFIQTDAAINQGNSGGALMNIYGQVVGINTWIAAPSGGSVGLGFAIPINNAKKAIDDFIDKGEIEYGWLGVTVSELYPGMEESMGIDNQKGAFIQNVYIDSPAAKGGIEPGDFVTAIDNRSVRSRDDLVRMVGELTAGSSVDFDIIRDGKKITLKVKIGKRENSEAIAGNMSKLWPGLTVIGLDEDVRNELKINAKENGVVVVGVEKGTKPYVAGIRNYDLIYRINDTQINNVGDFYDAMNDKNVKEYKIYYKREGSEFFAGIVR